In Leptotrichia trevisanii DSM 22070, one genomic interval encodes:
- the nadR gene encoding multifunctional transcriptional regulator/nicotinamide-nucleotide adenylyltransferase/ribosylnicotinamide kinase NadR, with amino-acid sequence MQKNGIIFGKFYPLHIGHVDFIQRASGYVENLYVVVCTDDDRDKKLFKESKMKKMPTIKDRIRFVEKTFKHQKNIKIIHLAEDGIPFYPNGWKLWSERVQETLLKNKIKVDVIFTNETQDVENYKNNFLTLSNFEKTFNKNLEIQLIDINRNNFHISATEIRKNPYKNWFFIPKYVREFFVLKVAIIGSEHSGKTNLTHKLSNYYNTTYVKEYRKEYIKEELQNHIENIQYSDYSDIAYEHNRRILESIKNADKLTFIDTEFSSLQTFSITQNHQKNLVIEDFIKHSNFDILIYIEKKSNSKNEKSEFDNILQCLLEKNNQKFIKLFYKNNKSLTENYMKSIEILNKYLEIN; translated from the coding sequence ATGCAAAAAAATGGAATAATATTTGGAAAATTTTATCCACTGCACATTGGACATGTTGATTTTATCCAAAGAGCCAGCGGTTATGTAGAAAATTTGTATGTTGTTGTATGTACCGATGACGACAGGGACAAAAAATTATTTAAAGAATCAAAGATGAAGAAAATGCCAACCATAAAAGATAGAATCAGATTTGTAGAAAAAACTTTTAAACATCAGAAAAACATAAAAATAATACATCTTGCAGAAGATGGAATCCCATTTTATCCAAATGGCTGGAAATTATGGAGTGAGAGGGTACAGGAAACTCTTTTAAAAAATAAAATTAAAGTGGATGTAATTTTTACAAATGAAACTCAAGATGTGGAAAACTATAAAAATAATTTTTTAACATTGTCAAATTTTGAAAAAACTTTCAATAAAAATTTAGAAATTCAATTAATAGACATAAATAGAAACAATTTTCATATCAGTGCAACTGAAATAAGAAAAAACCCATACAAAAACTGGTTTTTTATCCCAAAATATGTAAGGGAATTTTTTGTCTTAAAAGTAGCAATAATCGGTTCAGAACACTCGGGAAAAACTAATTTAACTCATAAATTATCCAATTACTACAACACAACTTATGTAAAAGAATATAGAAAAGAGTATATAAAGGAAGAATTGCAGAATCACATAGAAAATATCCAATACTCTGATTACAGCGATATCGCTTATGAACACAATAGAAGAATATTGGAATCTATCAAAAATGCCGATAAACTAACTTTTATAGATACCGAATTTTCCTCCTTGCAAACTTTTTCAATAACTCAAAATCATCAAAAAAATCTAGTAATAGAAGATTTCATTAAACATAGTAACTTTGATATTCTAATATACATTGAAAAAAAATCGAATTCAAAAAATGAAAAATCTGAATTTGATAACATATTACAATGTTTACTTGAAAAAAATAATCAAAAATTTATAAAACTATTTTATAAAAATAACAAAAGTCTTACAGAAAATTACATGAAAAGCATCGAAATATTAAATAAATATCTTGAAATAAACTAA
- a CDS encoding DNA recombination protein RmuC produces the protein MIAIIVIIAIINILTVVGTIIFLNKKNIENEEKMLLNQINENNRQNFEENKKKFDEIEKTISLNTKNNLLEGVSNLGNILSANNEKLLLRFNELGQNLSGTMNDNNQLLSKNHTENSQLLTSSMNNNIQKLSVRLNENNTALTGVMNENNHNLTKNINEFKDGLTQNINENFEKLSQKIENRLDVMNMKVEERLSKGFEETTKTFGSVLERLSKIDEAQKKIEALSSNVVSLQDILTDKKSRGIFGEIQLYQILSSVFGEKNDKLYQKQYKLSNGTIVDSIIFTPEPLGNITVDSKFPLENYRKMYNNELSQIERENARKDFVSDLKKHIDAISSKYIIKNETSEQAILFLPAEAIFAEINAYHTDIIEYAYKKNVRIASPTTLISVLTVIQVMMTNLERDKYANIIQQELEKLNTEFTRYRTRWDNLQKDIEKVSKDVKEINTTSNKISKRFTEISNAKFEEKIGNNNAENLKILEIEE, from the coding sequence ATGATAGCAATAATAGTAATTATCGCAATAATAAATATCCTTACAGTCGTTGGAACAATTATTTTTCTTAATAAAAAAAATATTGAAAATGAAGAAAAAATGCTGTTAAACCAAATTAATGAAAATAATCGCCAAAATTTTGAGGAAAATAAGAAAAAATTTGATGAAATTGAAAAAACAATAAGTCTTAATACAAAAAATAATTTGCTAGAAGGAGTAAGTAATTTAGGAAACATATTATCTGCAAACAATGAAAAATTACTTTTAAGATTTAACGAATTAGGACAAAATTTAAGTGGCACAATGAACGACAATAACCAGTTATTATCCAAAAATCATACTGAAAACAGTCAACTTCTAACTTCCAGCATGAATAATAACATTCAAAAACTGTCAGTTCGATTAAATGAAAACAATACAGCATTAACAGGTGTAATGAATGAAAATAATCATAATTTGACAAAAAATATAAACGAGTTCAAGGATGGACTTACTCAAAATATAAATGAAAATTTTGAAAAATTAAGCCAGAAAATTGAAAACAGGCTTGATGTAATGAATATGAAAGTGGAAGAACGTTTATCAAAAGGATTTGAGGAAACGACAAAAACCTTTGGAAGTGTGTTAGAGCGTTTGAGTAAGATTGACGAGGCACAGAAAAAAATAGAAGCGTTATCAAGTAATGTTGTTTCGCTTCAAGATATTTTAACTGATAAAAAAAGCCGTGGAATTTTTGGGGAAATCCAGCTTTATCAAATATTATCTTCAGTTTTTGGAGAAAAAAACGACAAACTTTATCAGAAACAATACAAACTTTCAAATGGAACAATTGTTGATTCCATTATTTTCACTCCAGAACCACTTGGAAATATCACAGTTGATTCAAAATTTCCATTGGAAAATTATAGAAAAATGTATAATAATGAATTATCTCAAATTGAAAGGGAAAATGCCAGAAAAGATTTTGTAAGTGATTTAAAAAAACATATAGATGCAATTTCCTCAAAATATATAATAAAAAATGAAACGAGTGAACAGGCAATATTATTTCTCCCTGCTGAAGCAATTTTTGCCGAAATAAATGCTTACCATACAGATATAATAGAATATGCCTACAAAAAAAATGTACGAATAGCCTCACCAACAACATTAATTTCAGTATTGACAGTAATTCAAGTTATGATGACAAACTTGGAACGTGACAAATACGCAAATATAATCCAGCAGGAATTGGAAAAATTGAATACTGAATTTACAAGATACCGTACTCGTTGGGACAATCTCCAAAAAGACATTGAAAAAGTTTCCAAAGATGTAAAAGAGATTAACACAACTTCAAATAAAATAAGCAAAAGATTTACAGAGATTTCAAATGCAAAATTTGAAGAAAAAATAGGAAATAATAATGCAGAAAATTTAAAGATTTTAGAAATTGAAGAATAA
- a CDS encoding YihY/virulence factor BrkB family protein, translated as MKEKKDFQKQKKEVKEGRFKKKLDEIKRMIYLIYRNYRDGETQILAISLTYYSLLAIFPVVALVLGITKGFGLDKIFIQKFFELWPGNNSFLRAIVDVAQRLLLSTESSILTGVGIVILIYSAVKVLITLENSFNKIWKINKKRSITRRVVDYIAIIFLGPIFFVLLSALNSVAVEEIAKHFSENVVIMNLFIGLFGPATYIILFSYLFYIIPNTNVKVKPAVYAGVVTTLLTFGWKLLFLLLQSSITRYNIIYGSLALIPIFLIWVQYVWVTILLGAQIAFSIQTSDEFLYSEKIEMPIKVKREAGILILSLIIKNFVEKKESFTYQKLTDRLGMEVFFVKEVLSDLEKMGFINEVFYDKNSDSQYQVAYSPESITIREFMRKFDTKNIEYYENIFDNLNGEDQKLLEKIREKLAMKKIESPEPEFESDNTPEKEEASYSESGQSEHFQNPIKSRKSKELTIDFQISKQKNENSQVKDSPKIIRKEKINREPEAQTSKTEDKNSENTQKKVRYEDGTWKFF; from the coding sequence ATGAAAGAAAAGAAAGATTTTCAAAAACAGAAAAAAGAGGTAAAAGAAGGTAGGTTTAAGAAAAAATTAGATGAAATAAAAAGAATGATTTATTTGATTTACAGAAATTACCGTGATGGAGAAACGCAGATACTTGCAATTTCCTTGACTTATTATTCGCTTCTTGCAATTTTCCCGGTAGTTGCCCTTGTATTAGGAATTACAAAGGGATTTGGACTGGATAAAATATTTATACAGAAGTTTTTTGAGTTATGGCCAGGAAATAACAGCTTTTTAAGAGCAATTGTGGATGTTGCCCAAAGGCTTCTTTTGTCTACGGAAAGTAGCATATTAACTGGGGTTGGGATTGTTATTTTAATTTATTCGGCAGTAAAAGTTTTAATAACATTGGAAAATTCATTTAATAAAATATGGAAAATAAATAAAAAAAGATCAATTACGAGAAGAGTTGTTGACTATATTGCAATTATATTTTTAGGGCCAATATTTTTTGTGCTGTTATCAGCTTTAAATTCAGTAGCAGTCGAAGAAATCGCAAAACATTTTTCTGAAAATGTAGTAATTATGAACTTATTCATCGGATTATTCGGGCCTGCGACGTACATTATCCTGTTCAGCTATTTATTTTACATCATTCCAAATACAAATGTGAAAGTAAAGCCAGCTGTTTATGCAGGAGTTGTAACAACATTACTTACTTTTGGATGGAAATTGCTGTTTTTATTATTACAGTCGTCAATTACAAGATACAATATAATTTATGGAAGTTTAGCATTAATCCCTATTTTCTTAATCTGGGTACAGTATGTCTGGGTAACAATTCTGCTTGGTGCACAAATAGCCTTTTCAATTCAGACATCTGATGAATTTTTATACAGCGAAAAAATTGAAATGCCGATAAAAGTAAAAAGAGAAGCTGGAATTTTAATTTTATCCTTGATTATTAAAAATTTTGTTGAAAAAAAGGAATCTTTTACATATCAAAAATTAACGGATAGATTGGGAATGGAAGTGTTCTTTGTAAAAGAAGTTCTGTCGGACTTGGAAAAAATGGGATTTATCAATGAAGTCTTTTATGATAAAAATTCAGACAGCCAGTATCAAGTTGCATATAGCCCAGAGTCCATAACAATTAGAGAATTTATGAGAAAATTTGATACAAAGAATATCGAATATTATGAAAATATTTTTGACAATCTGAATGGGGAAGATCAAAAACTTCTTGAAAAAATAAGAGAAAAGTTGGCAATGAAAAAAATAGAAAGTCCTGAACCAGAGTTTGAAAGTGACAATACACCTGAAAAAGAGGAAGCATCTTATTCAGAATCAGGACAGTCTGAACATTTTCAAAATCCGATAAAATCAAGAAAATCTAAAGAATTAACAATAGATTTTCAAATTTCAAAACAAAAAAATGAAAATTCACAAGTAAAAGATTCTCCAAAAATAATACGAAAAGAAAAAATCAATCGTGAACCTGAAGCTCAAACTTCTAAAACAGAAGATAAAAATTCTGAAAATACACAAAAAAAAGTGAGATATGAAGACGGAACTTGGAAATTCTTTTAA
- the thiI gene encoding tRNA uracil 4-sulfurtransferase ThiI, translating to MNNYTDKNLLNAVGLSYGELSLKGKNRGQFEKKLRNKINKVLKGFDYQLFDDLSKLYVLINPENLDEVTDKLKKVFGIVGLNQSAKVERNDEFIKEKVLEFANYAYENGARTFKITVNRSNKGFEKKSMDYARELGGHVLVNSPFEKVKMKDPDVMINIDIRKNVYIYTDRIKTYGGLPLGSTGKGLVLLSGGIDSPVASFMMAKRGMRLNFITFHSFPFTSRQALEKVKELTDILSLYVGKTRLYSLNILKIQEAINTQTKKDLATILTRRAMMRLAERLSNTMQYQALITGESLGQVASQTMGGLTCTNASVEKLPVFRPLIGMDKTEIIEIAKEIETYEKSIEPYEDSCVIFAPKHPVTNPKLKDVLAEEAKIENYDEIMDEIFEEKEYFNFG from the coding sequence ATGAACAATTATACTGATAAAAATTTATTGAATGCGGTAGGGCTTTCATACGGGGAGTTATCGCTAAAGGGGAAAAATAGAGGGCAATTTGAAAAGAAATTAAGAAATAAAATTAATAAGGTGCTAAAGGGATTTGATTATCAATTATTTGATGATTTGTCAAAACTATATGTCTTAATAAATCCTGAAAATTTAGATGAAGTGACAGATAAGTTAAAAAAAGTTTTTGGAATAGTCGGACTTAATCAGTCGGCAAAAGTTGAAAGAAATGATGAATTTATAAAGGAAAAAGTATTAGAATTTGCAAACTATGCTTATGAAAATGGAGCCAGAACCTTTAAAATAACGGTTAACCGAAGTAACAAGGGATTTGAGAAAAAATCTATGGACTATGCACGTGAACTTGGAGGACATGTACTTGTAAACAGTCCGTTTGAAAAAGTTAAAATGAAAGATCCAGATGTTATGATAAATATAGACATTAGAAAAAATGTTTATATTTACACAGATAGAATAAAAACTTATGGAGGACTTCCTCTTGGATCAACAGGAAAGGGGCTTGTTCTGTTATCGGGTGGAATAGATAGTCCAGTTGCTTCATTCATGATGGCAAAAAGAGGGATGAGATTAAACTTCATCACATTTCACAGCTTTCCGTTCACAAGCCGACAGGCTCTTGAAAAAGTAAAGGAACTGACTGACATTTTATCACTTTATGTTGGAAAAACGAGACTTTACTCGTTAAATATACTAAAAATTCAGGAAGCGATAAATACTCAGACAAAAAAAGATTTGGCTACAATTTTAACAAGACGGGCTATGATGCGTCTAGCTGAAAGATTGTCGAATACTATGCAGTATCAGGCTTTAATTACAGGAGAAAGTCTTGGGCAAGTTGCTTCACAGACAATGGGAGGACTTACGTGTACAAATGCTTCTGTAGAAAAATTGCCAGTATTTAGGCCTCTTATTGGAATGGACAAGACGGAAATAATTGAAATTGCAAAGGAAATAGAGACTTATGAGAAATCCATTGAACCGTATGAGGATTCGTGTGTAATTTTTGCTCCAAAACATCCAGTTACAAATCCTAAGCTGAAAGATGTGCTGGCAGAAGAGGCAAAAATTGAAAATTATGATGAAATTATGGATGAAATTTTTGAAGAAAAGGAATATTTTAATTTTGGATAA
- a CDS encoding cysteine desulfurase family protein, with amino-acid sequence MIYLDNSASTKPRKEVIDVLVQTLEENYANPDAIHDFSHKILLKIKNAKKTVADYLKVEADRIYFTAGGGDGNNLVLQGIINANSRTKKHLVTTKIEHPSVYEVFRHYENIGFEVDYLNVDKDGFVNLEELENAIREDTAIVSIGAVNSETGAIQDLKKISGIIHRKSKDTYFHTDFVQGLGCTNIKFDKIPVDAITVSGHKIYAPKGIGAVYINKRVKITDVIFGSNAENGIVKRTMPTELILAFAKAVEILTKEEKKEMEYSQKLKEMLADKISEKITNIKFNSLLSPQKSSPKVLNVSFNGTKGEVLTHFLGMYQIYVSTGSACSSKKGNSRILEVMGLTQSELDGAIRFSFSRDNTEEEIDEVVKRLKESVERIRKMR; translated from the coding sequence ATGATTTATTTGGATAATTCAGCCAGCACAAAGCCACGTAAGGAAGTTATAGATGTGTTAGTTCAGACGTTGGAGGAAAATTATGCAAATCCTGATGCAATTCACGATTTTTCCCATAAAATTCTATTAAAGATAAAAAATGCCAAAAAGACGGTAGCTGATTATTTAAAAGTGGAAGCTGACAGAATTTACTTTACAGCAGGCGGCGGAGATGGTAACAACCTTGTATTGCAGGGAATTATTAATGCAAATTCACGTACAAAAAAACATCTAGTTACAACAAAAATTGAACACCCGTCAGTTTATGAGGTGTTTAGACATTATGAAAATATAGGCTTTGAAGTGGATTATCTGAATGTGGATAAGGATGGATTCGTAAATCTTGAGGAACTTGAAAATGCGATTAGGGAAGATACAGCAATAGTTTCGATTGGGGCAGTAAATAGTGAAACTGGAGCGATTCAGGACTTGAAGAAAATTTCTGGGATTATTCATAGAAAAAGTAAGGATACATATTTTCATACTGATTTTGTGCAGGGATTAGGATGTACAAACATAAAATTTGACAAAATTCCTGTGGATGCAATAACGGTAAGCGGGCATAAAATTTATGCGCCAAAAGGAATTGGAGCAGTTTATATAAATAAACGTGTAAAAATAACAGATGTAATTTTTGGCTCAAATGCTGAAAATGGTATTGTGAAAAGAACAATGCCTACGGAACTGATTCTGGCGTTTGCAAAGGCTGTGGAAATTTTGACAAAGGAAGAAAAAAAGGAAATGGAGTATTCGCAAAAATTAAAGGAAATGCTTGCAGATAAAATTTCTGAAAAAATTACAAATATAAAATTTAATTCCTTGCTTAGTCCCCAAAAATCAAGTCCAAAAGTATTGAATGTATCGTTTAACGGTACAAAAGGCGAGGTGTTGACACATTTTTTAGGAATGTACCAGATTTATGTTTCCACAGGCTCGGCCTGTTCATCAAAAAAAGGGAACAGCAGAATACTTGAAGTTATGGGACTTACTCAATCAGAGCTGGATGGAGCGATAAGATTCAGTTTTTCACGGGACAATACGGAAGAAGAAATTGATGAAGTTGTGAAAAGACTGAAGGAAAGTGTGGAAAGAATAAGGAAAATGAGATAA
- the sppA gene encoding signal peptide peptidase SppA, with protein MNFWNFLKRALIFTLKEIYSFFLKLSLFIFIIFIIGISAIAIFSSKDKNERMKKSYEYILFNVSDVTEDKIVGSNFLSDEKLSYMDILNSLDDIKNNKQVKGVIIALDTINLSSAKVEELSKKFEELKANNKKIYAFGAYITNANYKLASIANEVVMVPSTSANLDLTGYHYSDIYYKGLFDKLGVNMEVVRIGNYKSYGENYTGNEMTPELRSELTRILENRYGKFVTDISKNRKIDKNVLNNDIVNGNDVNLTPFAARDKNFVDKLEHFSDFTKRLNIREDNVADIYDYYEKRVRDEKVGNSRNGTIAVIYAEGSILYDPTDVTEGVITPDNILQKVQKAMQTKNLRGIVLRVNSGGGSALASEIIYQELTKLNIPIYVSMSDTTASGGYYISMAGNKVFANNATITGSIGVVSMVPKLYNAQDKFGVHSNSVSKGKYSDIYDSFTPLSEESRAKIIQSMQETYKEFKSRVSKNRKMDENTLEGYAQGKIWLGDEAKNINLVDGIASLDEVIKIMAKDLNLRNNYAVENIYLEEDFSQKLKSLTKMVTEKFSLSTQLQKNIPQAKKAFNEYDFAVQNQNKPLYYLTYKLNLY; from the coding sequence ATGAATTTTTGGAACTTTTTAAAAAGAGCTTTAATTTTTACATTAAAAGAAATATATTCATTTTTTCTAAAACTTTCGTTATTTATATTTATAATTTTTATTATTGGAATTTCTGCAATTGCAATTTTTAGTTCCAAAGATAAGAACGAAAGAATGAAAAAAAGCTATGAATACATACTTTTTAATGTTTCTGATGTTACAGAAGATAAAATTGTCGGTTCAAACTTTCTGTCAGATGAAAAATTGTCATATATGGATATTTTAAATAGCCTGGATGATATAAAGAATAATAAACAGGTAAAGGGAGTTATTATTGCCTTGGACACAATAAATCTATCATCTGCAAAAGTAGAGGAATTATCTAAAAAATTTGAAGAATTAAAGGCAAATAATAAAAAAATATATGCTTTTGGAGCTTATATTACGAATGCCAATTATAAATTAGCTTCTATTGCAAATGAAGTGGTTATGGTGCCTTCCACATCGGCGAACCTTGATTTGACGGGATACCATTATTCAGATATTTATTATAAGGGACTATTTGATAAACTTGGGGTAAATATGGAAGTTGTCCGTATTGGAAATTACAAGTCTTATGGGGAAAATTATACTGGAAATGAAATGACGCCTGAATTGCGTTCCGAATTGACTAGAATCTTGGAAAATAGATATGGGAAATTTGTGACTGATATTTCCAAGAATCGTAAAATTGATAAAAATGTTTTAAATAATGATATTGTAAATGGAAATGATGTGAACTTGACACCATTTGCTGCACGTGATAAAAATTTTGTTGATAAACTTGAGCATTTTTCTGATTTTACAAAACGTCTGAATATAAGGGAAGACAATGTTGCGGATATTTATGACTATTATGAAAAAAGAGTAAGAGATGAAAAAGTAGGAAATTCAAGAAATGGAACAATAGCTGTAATTTATGCCGAAGGTTCAATTTTATATGATCCAACTGATGTTACAGAAGGCGTAATAACCCCGGATAACATACTTCAAAAAGTACAAAAAGCTATGCAGACTAAAAATTTAAGAGGAATTGTGTTGCGTGTAAATTCAGGTGGAGGTTCAGCACTTGCCTCTGAAATAATTTATCAGGAACTGACAAAACTGAATATTCCAATCTATGTATCAATGTCTGATACAACCGCCTCTGGAGGTTATTACATCTCAATGGCAGGAAACAAGGTTTTTGCCAACAATGCCACAATTACAGGTTCAATTGGTGTAGTTTCAATGGTTCCAAAACTTTATAATGCACAGGATAAATTTGGAGTTCATTCAAATTCAGTATCAAAAGGTAAATATTCTGACATTTATGACAGTTTTACGCCACTATCTGAAGAATCCCGTGCCAAAATCATTCAATCAATGCAGGAAACATATAAGGAATTCAAATCCCGTGTTTCCAAAAATCGTAAAATGGATGAAAATACTCTTGAAGGCTATGCACAAGGAAAAATCTGGCTAGGGGATGAAGCCAAAAACATAAATCTGGTTGATGGAATCGCAAGTCTTGATGAAGTTATAAAAATAATGGCAAAAGACTTGAATTTACGTAATAATTATGCTGTGGAAAATATTTATCTGGAGGAGGATTTTTCTCAAAAATTAAAATCACTTACAAAAATGGTTACAGAAAAATTCAGTCTGTCTACACAGCTGCAAAAAAATATTCCACAAGCCAAAAAAGCATTTAACGAATACGACTTTGCGGTACAAAATCAAAATAAACCACTATATTATTTAACATATAAATTAAATTTGTATTAA
- a CDS encoding ACT domain-containing protein, protein MNDRIVITVIGADKTGIVANVSTKLSELSLNIIDITQKVFENNIFAMIMLVEAPKNTDMKALQEKFKDVEEKIGVRVYLQHENIFKAMHRI, encoded by the coding sequence ATGAACGATAGAATTGTTATTACGGTTATTGGAGCCGACAAAACAGGAATTGTCGCAAATGTATCGACAAAATTAAGTGAACTTAGCTTGAATATTATCGACATAACACAAAAGGTATTTGAAAATAATATTTTTGCGATGATTATGCTTGTGGAAGCTCCTAAAAATACAGATATGAAAGCATTACAGGAAAAATTTAAGGATGTTGAGGAAAAAATTGGAGTAAGAGTTTACTTACAGCATGAAAATATTTTCAAGGCAATGCACAGAATATAA
- a CDS encoding PFL family protein: MNLLPDEILETIDMVEMQHLDVRTVTMGISLLDCIDTDAIKTAENIYNKITENGKDLVRIADEVASKYNMPIINKRVSVTPISIIGNATNAEDYTIFAKALDKAAKTIGIDFIGGFSALVDKGFTKSDVKLINSIPKALSETDRVCSSVNVGSTKSGINLDAVKMMGKTVKELAELSKEADGLAAAKFVVFTNAVPDNPFMAGAFHGVENPDVVLNVGISGPGVVRHTLANISKTAKIDEITEAIKKVSFKITRMGELIGKEVAERLGVEFGIIDLSLAPTPAVGDSVGNVLEEFGLEAVGAYGTTLALAILNDAVKKGGAMAATRVGGLTGAFIPVSEDQGMIEATSKGYLTLEKLEAMTCVCSVGLDMIAIPGDTSEAVISGIIADEMAIGMVNSKTTAVRIIPVPGKKAGDRVVFGGLLGEADIININNLDCSVLINRGGKVAPPIQALKN; the protein is encoded by the coding sequence ATGAATTTATTACCTGATGAGATACTGGAAACAATAGATATGGTAGAAATGCAACATCTTGATGTGAGAACTGTCACAATGGGAATAAGCCTGCTTGACTGCATTGATACAGATGCCATAAAAACAGCGGAAAATATTTATAACAAAATTACAGAAAATGGAAAAGATCTGGTAAGAATTGCCGATGAGGTGGCAAGCAAATATAATATGCCAATTATTAACAAAAGAGTTTCAGTCACTCCAATTTCAATAATCGGGAATGCGACAAATGCCGAAGATTACACAATTTTCGCAAAGGCATTGGATAAAGCAGCAAAAACAATAGGAATTGACTTTATTGGAGGATTTTCGGCTCTCGTGGACAAAGGGTTTACAAAAAGTGATGTTAAGCTGATAAACAGCATTCCAAAGGCACTCTCTGAAACAGACAGGGTTTGCTCTTCTGTAAATGTAGGCTCTACAAAGTCAGGAATTAACTTGGATGCTGTAAAAATGATGGGAAAAACTGTAAAAGAGTTAGCTGAACTTTCCAAAGAGGCAGACGGACTGGCAGCCGCAAAATTTGTCGTATTTACAAATGCTGTTCCAGATAATCCATTTATGGCGGGTGCATTTCATGGTGTAGAAAATCCAGATGTTGTGCTAAATGTGGGAATCAGCGGGCCAGGAGTTGTAAGACACACGCTTGCTAACATTTCAAAAACTGCAAAAATTGATGAAATAACAGAAGCAATTAAAAAAGTAAGTTTCAAAATCACAAGAATGGGTGAATTAATCGGAAAAGAAGTTGCCGAAAGACTTGGCGTTGAATTTGGAATAATTGACTTATCACTTGCACCAACTCCAGCGGTAGGCGACAGTGTCGGAAATGTACTTGAAGAATTTGGACTAGAAGCAGTTGGAGCTTACGGAACAACACTTGCACTTGCAATTTTAAATGATGCTGTGAAAAAAGGCGGAGCAATGGCTGCAACTCGTGTTGGAGGCTTAACAGGAGCATTTATCCCAGTAAGCGAAGATCAGGGAATGATAGAAGCGACAAGCAAAGGATATTTAACACTTGAAAAACTGGAGGCAATGACTTGCGTATGTTCTGTTGGACTTGATATGATAGCTATTCCAGGTGATACCTCAGAAGCCGTAATTTCTGGAATAATAGCCGATGAAATGGCAATTGGAATGGTAAACAGCAAAACTACCGCAGTCAGAATAATCCCCGTTCCTGGAAAGAAAGCGGGAGATAGAGTAGTATTTGGAGGCCTTCTCGGAGAAGCAGATATTATAAACATAAATAATTTAGATTGTTCTGTGTTAATTAATCGTGGTGGAAAAGTGGCTCCTCCAATTCAGGCATTAAAAAATTAA
- the cbiT gene encoding precorrin-6Y C5,15-methyltransferase (decarboxylating) subunit CbiT — MYHIKDEEFLRGKVPMTKEEIRFVSIGKMELEEDDVCLDIGGGTGSVSIEMARFARNGKVFVIERNDEAVELIHKNIEKFDLKNVTVIKGMAPDGLKELNTKFNKIFIGGSAGNLVEIIKYSYDNLVENGILVLNFIVLENISTAVEELKKYDFKDVDICQLIVSKNRKVKDFNMMMAENPIYVITAKK; from the coding sequence ATGTATCATATAAAAGATGAGGAATTTTTAAGGGGAAAAGTTCCGATGACAAAAGAGGAAATCCGTTTTGTAAGCATTGGAAAAATGGAGCTGGAGGAGGATGACGTGTGCCTTGACATCGGTGGCGGAACTGGTTCTGTGAGCATAGAAATGGCAAGATTTGCACGAAACGGAAAAGTTTTTGTAATTGAGAGAAATGATGAGGCAGTTGAGCTAATTCATAAGAATATAGAAAAATTTGATTTGAAAAATGTTACTGTAATTAAAGGAATGGCTCCAGATGGACTAAAAGAATTAAATACAAAGTTTAATAAAATTTTTATTGGAGGTTCAGCAGGAAATCTGGTTGAAATTATAAAATATTCTTATGACAATCTTGTGGAAAATGGAATTCTGGTACTAAATTTTATTGTGCTGGAAAATATATCTACGGCTGTTGAGGAACTCAAAAAATATGATTTTAAAGATGTGGATATTTGTCAGTTAATCGTGAGTAAAAATAGAAAGGTTAAGGATTTTAACATGATGATGGCAGAAAATCCGATTTATGTAATTACTGCGAAGAAATAA